In Chitinivibrionia bacterium, one DNA window encodes the following:
- the rpmG gene encoding 50S ribosomal protein L33: MAKGTREIVILECTTCKERNYTTTKNKKTHSGRIEQTKFCPRERARTLHKETK, from the coding sequence ATGGCTAAGGGAACAAGAGAGATTGTAATACTTGAATGCACTACTTGCAAAGAGCGTAATTACACTACTACAAAGAACAAGAAGACGCATTCCGGAAGGATTGAACAGACAAAGTTTTGTCCACGCGAGCGTGCAAGAACGCTCCATAAAGAGACAAAGTAA
- the secE gene encoding preprotein translocase subunit SecE, which translates to MQRLVKYFKDVVAEMKLVTWPTRDEVLAATVLVVVFAIVMALVVAGIDVVLERALGLVI; encoded by the coding sequence ATGCAGCGATTAGTTAAGTATTTTAAAGATGTTGTAGCTGAGATGAAATTGGTTACTTGGCCTACTCGCGACGAAGTGCTCGCCGCGACTGTTTTGGTCGTTGTGTTCGCTATTGTAATGGCATTGGTCGTTGCAGGTATAGATGTGGTTCTCGAGAGAGCGCTCGGTTTGGTGATTTGA